One region of Erwinia tracheiphila genomic DNA includes:
- the mprA gene encoding transcriptional repressor MprA, translated as MESSFAPIEQMLNFRANRHEDFPLQEIILTRLCMHMQSKLLENRNKMLKAQGINETLFMALLTLDAQENNSIQPSELSSALGSSRTNATRIADELEKHGWIERRESDSDRRCLYLHLTEKGNEFLHHMLPPQHKCLQLLWSCLSASEKAQLEGITRKLLTRLDQMDEEEVVAALSR; from the coding sequence ATGGAAAGTTCGTTCGCCCCCATTGAACAAATGCTGAATTTCCGCGCTAACCGTCATGAAGATTTCCCTTTACAGGAAATAATACTGACGCGCCTGTGCATGCACATGCAGAGTAAGCTGCTGGAAAATCGCAATAAAATGCTCAAGGCCCAGGGGATTAACGAGACATTGTTTATGGCATTGCTTACTCTTGATGCCCAGGAAAATAACAGTATTCAGCCTTCTGAACTCAGCTCTGCTTTGGGTTCATCCCGCACGAATGCCACGCGTATTGCAGATGAGTTGGAAAAACATGGCTGGATTGAACGCCGGGAGAGTGACAGTGACCGCCGTTGTCTTTACCTTCACCTGACTGAAAAAGGCAACGAATTCCTGCATCATATGCTGCCACCTCAACACAAATGCCTGCAATTGCTGTGGTCCTGCCTGAGCGCGTCAGAAAAAGCCCAGTTGGAGGGCATCACGCGTAAGCTACTGACACGCCTTGATCAAATGGATGAAGAAGAAGTCGTCGCGGCACTTTCTCGTTAA
- the proX gene encoding glycine betaine/L-proline ABC transporter substrate-binding protein ProX, with product MRKTALLAAALTTLVSTYVSAIDLPGKGITVKPLQSTISEETFQTLLVSRALEKLGYTVEAPDEVDYNVAYTSIASGDGTFMATNWQPLHDDMYKAAGGDSKFYRQGTYVSGAVQGYLIDKKTAKKHHIRTINQLKDPELAKLFDSNGDGKADLTGCTPGWGCEAVINHQLKAYGLSNTVEHNQGNYSALIADTLTRFRQGKPILYYTWTPYWVSDVLVPGRDVVWLQVPFSSMPGAQKAIDTTLPNGANYGFPVNMMHIVANRAWAEKNPAAAKLFAEMKLPVADINAQNSRMHQGQSSEADIHAHVDGWIKAHQAQFDSWVHDAQAAAK from the coding sequence ATGCGTAAGACAGCATTGTTAGCCGCCGCTTTGACCACGCTGGTCAGCACTTATGTTTCCGCCATCGACCTTCCCGGTAAAGGGATTACCGTTAAGCCCTTACAGAGCACTATCTCGGAAGAAACCTTCCAGACACTGCTGGTGAGCCGCGCACTTGAAAAACTGGGATACACCGTCGAAGCACCCGATGAGGTCGACTATAACGTTGCTTACACGTCTATTGCCTCAGGAGATGGCACCTTTATGGCTACCAACTGGCAGCCCTTGCATGATGACATGTATAAAGCTGCAGGCGGTGACAGCAAATTCTATCGTCAGGGTACCTATGTCTCTGGTGCGGTTCAGGGCTATCTGATTGATAAAAAGACGGCTAAAAAGCATCACATTCGCACTATCAATCAGCTAAAAGATCCTGAGCTGGCAAAGTTATTTGACAGTAATGGCGATGGTAAAGCCGATCTGACAGGCTGTACGCCAGGCTGGGGCTGTGAAGCGGTGATCAACCATCAGCTCAAGGCGTATGGTTTGAGCAACACGGTTGAACATAATCAGGGTAATTATTCAGCACTTATCGCCGATACTCTCACCCGTTTCAGACAAGGTAAGCCCATTCTCTACTATACATGGACACCCTACTGGGTGAGCGATGTGCTGGTGCCGGGACGGGATGTCGTCTGGTTACAGGTGCCGTTTTCTTCTATGCCCGGCGCGCAGAAGGCTATCGATACCACTTTGCCGAACGGGGCAAACTATGGCTTCCCGGTGAATATGATGCATATCGTAGCGAACCGGGCATGGGCAGAGAAAAATCCGGCAGCCGCAAAACTGTTTGCCGAGATGAAACTGCCTGTCGCGGATATCAATGCTCAAAACTCGCGAATGCATCAGGGCCAGTCCAGTGAGGCAGATATTCATGCGCATGTGGACGGTTGGATTAAAGCACACCAGGCGCAATTTGACAGTTGGGTCCATGATGCTCAGGCTGCCGCAAAATAA
- the proW gene encoding glycine betaine/L-proline ABC transporter permease ProW, with the protein MSEQTTDPWAAASTQSTPSASATGHASQSTAGGDPWSTSSAQTHAAPQNAGNAWDAPSPPSGHEAAVGSSDWLNSAPVPQAEHFSMLDPFHKTLIPLDSWVTSGIDWIVTHFRPVFQGIRVPVDYILSTFQQLLQGMPAPVAIVLFALIAWQMSGLGMGITTLVSLIVIGAIGAWSQAMVTLALVLTALLFCVLIGLPLGIWLSRSEKAARIIRPLLDAMQTTPAFVYLVPIVMLFGIGNVPGVVVTIIFALPPVVRLTILGIKQVPADLTEAAASFGASPRQMLFKVQLPLAMPTIMAGVNQTLMLALSMVVIASMIAVGGLGQMVLRGIGRLDMGLASVGGVGIVILAIILDRLTQSVGRDRRSRHARRWYANGPLGLLTRPFIK; encoded by the coding sequence ATGAGTGAACAAACAACCGATCCATGGGCAGCCGCTTCTACGCAGTCAACACCTTCCGCTTCAGCAACGGGCCATGCCAGCCAATCCACAGCAGGCGGCGATCCCTGGTCCACGTCCTCTGCTCAGACACATGCTGCCCCGCAAAATGCTGGCAATGCCTGGGATGCGCCATCCCCCCCGAGTGGACATGAAGCAGCGGTCGGTAGCAGTGACTGGCTGAACAGCGCACCAGTCCCCCAGGCCGAACATTTTAGTATGCTCGATCCATTTCATAAAACCCTCATCCCTCTCGACAGCTGGGTGACCAGCGGCATCGACTGGATCGTTACGCATTTCCGCCCGGTTTTTCAAGGGATACGCGTGCCGGTGGATTACATCCTCAGCACCTTTCAGCAACTGTTACAGGGCATGCCTGCGCCAGTTGCCATCGTTCTGTTTGCGCTGATAGCCTGGCAAATGTCCGGGCTGGGTATGGGCATCACCACGCTGGTTTCGCTGATCGTTATTGGCGCAATCGGAGCCTGGTCGCAAGCGATGGTGACGCTGGCACTGGTGCTGACCGCGCTGCTGTTTTGTGTTCTCATCGGGCTGCCGCTGGGGATTTGGCTGTCGCGCAGCGAGAAAGCGGCACGTATTATCCGTCCGCTGCTGGATGCCATGCAGACTACGCCCGCGTTTGTTTATCTTGTACCGATTGTGATGCTTTTTGGCATAGGAAACGTGCCAGGGGTCGTGGTAACAATTATTTTTGCACTCCCGCCTGTAGTACGCCTCACCATATTGGGTATTAAGCAGGTACCGGCCGATCTGACAGAAGCGGCAGCGTCTTTTGGTGCCAGCCCACGTCAGATGCTGTTCAAAGTGCAGCTTCCCCTGGCCATGCCGACGATTATGGCTGGAGTTAACCAGACGCTGATGCTGGCGCTCTCAATGGTGGTTATCGCTTCGATGATCGCCGTAGGGGGACTTGGCCAGATGGTACTGCGTGGTATTGGCCGTCTCGATATGGGGCTGGCAAGCGTGGGGGGCGTTGGCATTGTTATTCTGGCAATCATTCTTGATCGCCTTACTCAATCCGTTGGCCGTGACAGGCGCAGTCGACACGCTCGTCGCTGGTATGCCAACGGGCCACTGGGCCTGCTAACTCGCCCGTTTATTAAATAG
- the proV gene encoding glycine betaine/L-proline ABC transporter ATP-binding protein ProV → MAVKLEVKNLYKIFGDNPERACRHIEKGVSKEALLEKTGLSLGVKNASLAIEEGEIFVIMGLSGSGKSTMVRLLNRLIEPTRGQVIIDGVDIAKISDAELRQVRRNKISMVFQSFALMPHMTVLNNTAFGMELAGIPLQGRQDKALEALRQVGLENYAHAYPDELSGGMRQRVGLARALAIDPDILLMDEAFSALDPLIRTEMQDELLKLQSSHQRTIVFISHDLDEAMRIGDRIAIMQGGEVIQVGSPDEILNNPANDYVRTFFRGVDISHVFSAKDIARRGAGSLLRKTPGFGPRSALKLLQDSDREYGYLLEKQQFVGVVSTDSLKAALAAGTGLEGALLSAPLAVSDDTSLNDLLSHVAQAPCAVPVVGEGHQYIGVISKGTLLQALDREVANNE, encoded by the coding sequence ATGGCTGTAAAACTTGAAGTTAAAAATCTTTATAAAATTTTTGGAGACAATCCCGAACGTGCATGCAGGCACATTGAAAAAGGAGTAAGCAAAGAAGCGTTACTGGAGAAAACCGGTCTTTCGCTTGGTGTTAAAAATGCCAGTCTGGCCATTGAAGAAGGCGAGATATTTGTGATCATGGGATTATCCGGTTCAGGAAAATCCACTATGGTTCGCCTTCTCAATCGTCTGATAGAGCCTACACGCGGTCAGGTCATTATTGATGGTGTTGATATTGCCAAAATATCTGACGCTGAACTTCGTCAGGTGCGCAGAAATAAAATCAGCATGGTATTCCAGTCATTTGCTTTAATGCCGCATATGACGGTGTTAAATAATACCGCCTTTGGAATGGAATTAGCCGGTATTCCCCTTCAGGGGCGTCAGGATAAAGCTCTGGAGGCATTACGTCAGGTTGGGCTTGAGAATTATGCCCATGCATACCCGGATGAATTGTCAGGTGGAATGCGCCAGCGTGTTGGATTAGCAAGGGCATTGGCAATCGACCCGGATATATTATTAATGGATGAGGCTTTCTCAGCGCTCGATCCTTTAATTCGTACCGAAATGCAGGATGAGTTGCTCAAATTACAATCCAGCCATCAGCGAACCATTGTATTTATTTCCCACGATCTGGATGAAGCCATGCGTATTGGCGACAGAATAGCCATTATGCAGGGCGGAGAAGTTATTCAGGTCGGTTCGCCAGATGAAATTCTGAACAATCCAGCCAATGATTATGTACGTACTTTCTTTCGTGGAGTAGATATCAGCCACGTCTTCAGCGCGAAAGATATTGCACGTCGGGGAGCCGGTTCATTACTGCGTAAAACACCAGGTTTTGGTCCTCGTTCTGCGCTTAAACTTCTGCAGGACAGTGATCGTGAATATGGCTACCTCCTCGAAAAGCAACAATTTGTTGGCGTGGTGTCCACCGACTCTCTTAAGGCAGCGCTGGCTGCAGGGACAGGACTTGAGGGAGCACTCCTGTCGGCACCCCTCGCCGTGTCCGATGATACCTCGTTGAATGATTTGTTGTCACATGTCGCTCAGGCACCTTGTGCCGTGCCGGTGGTGGGTGAAGGCCACCAGTATATTGGGGTCATTTCTAAAGGGACGCTATTACAGGCATTAGACCGTGAGGTAGCAAACAATGAGTGA
- the nrdF gene encoding class 1b ribonucleoside-diphosphate reductase subunit beta — translation MTLKRIHAINWNQIEDDKDLEVWNRLTSNFWLPEKIPLSNDLPAWNSLGAEEQQLTIRVFTGLTLLDTIQNTVGAPALMGDALTPHEEAVMSNISFMEAVHARSYSSIFSTLCHTSDVDAAYVWSEQNPSLQRKADIVLEHYYDNDPLKKKIASVFLESFLFYSGFYLPMYWSSRGKLTNTADLIRLIIKDEAVHGYYIGYKFQKSLEKENQSRKDELQQFAIELLLVLYENECIYTSELYDGAGWKDDVIAFLHYNANKALMNLGYEALFPAELTRVNPAILSALSPNADENHDFFSGSGSSYVMGKAVDTEDEDWNF, via the coding sequence ATGACACTGAAACGTATCCACGCCATAAACTGGAACCAGATTGAAGATGATAAAGATCTGGAAGTCTGGAATCGACTGACCTCCAATTTCTGGCTACCAGAAAAAATTCCGCTGTCCAATGATCTTCCAGCCTGGAACAGTTTGGGTGCAGAGGAACAGCAACTGACAATTCGCGTATTCACCGGACTCACGCTGCTCGACACGATTCAAAATACTGTCGGCGCACCCGCTTTGATGGGGGATGCACTGACGCCTCATGAAGAAGCCGTTATGTCGAATATCAGCTTTATGGAAGCCGTGCACGCCCGCTCTTACAGCTCCATTTTCTCAACCCTGTGTCACACCAGCGATGTTGACGCTGCTTATGTCTGGAGTGAGCAGAACCCGTCGCTGCAACGTAAAGCTGACATTGTGCTTGAGCATTATTACGACAACGACCCGCTGAAAAAAAAGATTGCCAGCGTATTCCTCGAATCATTTCTGTTTTACTCCGGCTTTTATCTGCCGATGTACTGGTCGAGCAGAGGCAAGCTGACCAACACTGCCGACCTGATTCGCTTGATTATTAAAGACGAAGCGGTACATGGCTATTACATTGGTTATAAGTTTCAAAAATCACTGGAGAAAGAGAACCAGTCTCGCAAGGACGAACTGCAACAGTTTGCGATAGAATTATTGCTGGTACTATATGAAAATGAATGCATTTATACGTCTGAATTATATGATGGCGCAGGCTGGAAGGACGACGTTATAGCGTTTTTGCATTATAACGCTAATAAAGCGTTGATGAACCTCGGTTACGAGGCATTGTTTCCTGCGGAATTAACACGGGTCAATCCTGCGATTCTTTCCGCTCTTTCACCCAACGCAGATGAAAATCACGACTTTTTTTCCGGTTCAGGTTCATCCTACGTGATGGGAAAAGCCGTAGATACTGAAGACGAAGACTGGAATTTTTAA
- the nrdE gene encoding class 1b ribonucleoside-diphosphate reductase subunit alpha — translation MLNLYDTQGNIQFEKDHEATRHYFLQHVLPNSMVFASLAERLQYLVSEGYYEAGVLNEYPFEFVSELFEQAYARRFRFQTFLGAWKFYTSYTLKTFDGKRYLEGFTERVCMVALTLARGDRPLALSLMDEMLSGRFQPATPTFLNCGKQQRGELVSCFLLRIEDNMESIGRSVNSALQLSKRGGGVAFLLSNLREAGAPIKRIENQSSGVIPVMKMLEDAFSYANQLGARQGAGAVYLHAHHPDILRFLDTKRENADEKIRIKTLSLGVVIPDVTFHLAKKNQPMALFSPYDVERIYGLPFADISISERYEEILADERIRRSFINPREFFQTLAEIQFESGYPYIMFEDTVNRTNPIAGRINMSNLCSEILQVNSPTTYNDDLSYRHIGKDISCNLGSLNIAHTMDSPDFARTVEIAVRGLSAVSDQSHIHSVPSIELGNAASHAIGLGQMNLHGYLAREGIQYGSDEGLDFTNIYFYTVTYYALRTSNLIACERGEHFAGFEKSRYASGEYFERYVNHNWLPRTQKVAALFAEAGIAIPTKKQWLALREAVMQYGIYNQNLQAIPPTGSISYINHATSSIHPIVSRIEIRKEGKTGRVYYPAPFMNNDNQAFYRDAYEIGPEAIIDTYAEATRHVDQGLSLTLFFRDSATTRDINKAQIYAWKKGIKTLYYIRLRQMALQGTEVEGCVSCSL, via the coding sequence ATGCTCAATCTCTATGACACGCAGGGCAATATTCAGTTTGAGAAAGATCACGAGGCCACCCGACATTACTTCTTACAACATGTACTGCCCAACAGCATGGTCTTTGCTTCCCTTGCTGAACGTCTGCAATATCTTGTTTCAGAAGGTTATTATGAGGCAGGCGTACTTAATGAATATCCATTTGAATTCGTCAGTGAACTGTTTGAACAGGCTTATGCCCGACGTTTTCGCTTTCAGACCTTTTTGGGAGCCTGGAAGTTTTATACCAGCTACACCCTGAAAACCTTCGATGGGAAACGTTATCTGGAAGGCTTTACCGAACGCGTCTGTATGGTTGCGCTGACCCTGGCCAGAGGCGACAGACCGCTGGCTTTATCGTTAATGGACGAGATGCTTTCCGGGCGTTTCCAGCCTGCCACACCCACTTTTTTAAATTGTGGCAAACAGCAGCGTGGTGAACTGGTTTCCTGTTTTCTGCTGCGTATCGAAGATAACATGGAATCCATTGGCCGCTCGGTTAACTCAGCGCTGCAACTTTCCAAACGGGGCGGCGGCGTGGCATTCCTGCTATCAAACCTCCGCGAGGCTGGCGCACCGATTAAACGTATCGAAAACCAGTCTTCCGGGGTCATTCCGGTGATGAAAATGTTGGAAGATGCGTTTTCTTATGCTAATCAACTAGGTGCACGTCAGGGTGCTGGTGCCGTGTACCTGCACGCCCATCATCCCGATATTCTGCGTTTTCTCGATACCAAACGCGAAAATGCCGATGAAAAAATCCGTATTAAAACCCTGTCACTGGGCGTGGTTATCCCCGATGTGACTTTTCATCTGGCGAAAAAGAATCAGCCGATGGCGCTGTTTTCTCCTTATGATGTTGAGCGGATTTATGGTCTGCCTTTTGCCGATATCAGCATCAGTGAAAGATACGAAGAAATACTGGCAGACGAACGCATTCGCCGCAGCTTTATCAATCCGCGTGAATTTTTCCAGACGCTGGCAGAAATTCAGTTTGAATCCGGCTATCCCTATATCATGTTTGAAGATACGGTTAATCGGACCAACCCCATTGCCGGACGAATCAACATGAGCAATCTTTGCTCAGAAATTCTCCAGGTTAATAGCCCAACCACGTACAATGACGACCTCAGCTACCGCCATATTGGTAAAGATATCTCCTGTAATCTGGGTTCACTGAATATTGCCCATACCATGGATTCGCCTGACTTTGCCCGTACGGTAGAAATTGCCGTTCGCGGCCTGAGTGCTGTGTCCGACCAAAGTCATATCCATTCGGTTCCCTCTATTGAGTTGGGCAACGCTGCGTCGCACGCGATTGGCCTTGGTCAGATGAACCTGCACGGCTATCTGGCGCGTGAAGGTATCCAGTATGGTTCTGATGAGGGGCTCGATTTCACCAATATCTACTTCTATACCGTGACTTACTACGCTCTGCGCACGTCAAATTTAATTGCGTGCGAAAGAGGCGAGCATTTTGCTGGTTTCGAAAAATCTCGCTACGCCAGCGGCGAATATTTTGAACGCTATGTTAACCATAACTGGCTGCCGCGTACTCAAAAAGTCGCTGCGCTATTTGCTGAGGCTGGCATAGCGATCCCCACAAAGAAACAGTGGCTGGCATTACGTGAAGCCGTAATGCAGTACGGCATTTACAATCAGAATTTACAGGCAATTCCGCCAACGGGTTCAATTTCTTATATCAACCATGCTACGTCCAGTATCCATCCGATTGTGTCGCGAATTGAGATTCGTAAAGAGGGAAAAACAGGCCGCGTCTATTATCCCGCACCTTTTATGAATAATGACAACCAGGCGTTTTACCGGGATGCTTACGAAATCGGTCCTGAGGCCATTATTGATACCTATGCAGAAGCCACACGTCATGTTGATCAGGGGCTGTCGCTGACCCTGTTCTTCCGCGATAGCGCGACCACCCGCGATATTAATAAGGCACAGATCTATGCCTGGAAGAAAGGCATTAAAACGCTCTACTACATCCGACTACGCCAGATGGCCCTGCAGGGTACAGAAGTTGAAGGCTGCGTCTCCTGCTCTCTTTAA
- the nrdI gene encoding class Ib ribonucleoside-diphosphate reductase assembly flavoprotein NrdI, whose translation MLVYFSSQSENTHRFVMKTGLAAIRIPFNGEQHLRVEQPYILVVPSYGGGSAKGAVPRQVIRFLNDASNRELIRGVIAAGNRNFGEAYCIAGTIIAQKCQVPCLYRFELLGTSEDIANVSHGVTEFWLQQKTLSYPQI comes from the coding sequence ATGCTGGTTTATTTCTCCAGTCAGTCAGAAAACACGCATCGCTTTGTCATGAAAACAGGACTGGCCGCCATTCGCATCCCGTTCAACGGTGAACAGCATTTACGGGTCGAACAACCCTATATTCTGGTTGTACCCAGCTATGGCGGCGGCTCCGCAAAGGGTGCCGTGCCACGGCAGGTTATTCGGTTTTTGAACGATGCCAGTAACCGCGAATTAATCCGCGGGGTGATTGCCGCAGGAAACCGTAACTTTGGTGAGGCTTATTGCATAGCTGGCACCATCATTGCGCAAAAATGTCAGGTTCCCTGCCTGTACCGATTTGAACTACTCGGCACCAGCGAAGACATCGCCAACGTATCTCACGGAGTAACCGAATTTTGGCTGCAACAGAAAACACTCTCATACCCCCAAATCTGA
- the nrdH gene encoding glutaredoxin-like protein NrdH, with the protein MRIIIYTKNNCVQCNATKTAMDKQGIDYQTVNLDIEPAAVETLKSLGYRQVPVVMAEQEHWSGFRPDKISALRQRSMMQG; encoded by the coding sequence ATGCGCATTATTATTTATACAAAAAATAATTGTGTCCAGTGCAATGCAACAAAAACCGCAATGGATAAGCAAGGCATTGATTATCAGACTGTTAATCTCGACATTGAGCCAGCAGCGGTGGAAACACTCAAGTCATTGGGGTATCGGCAAGTTCCAGTAGTTATGGCAGAACAGGAGCACTGGAGCGGTTTTCGCCCCGATAAAATTTCCGCACTGCGCCAGCGCTCAATGATGCAGGGCTAA
- a CDS encoding DUF883 family protein → MFKRAPKKDAVDINQDVSDLADTLENLLKSYSSKTKDEVDSARASAEALLKETCAKLHGPNRVTRAAKEAGEQVDSYVRGKPWYGVGIGAALGIFVGALIATTSSRD, encoded by the coding sequence ATGTTTAAACGAGCACCGAAAAAAGACGCTGTTGATATTAATCAGGATGTTTCCGATCTGGCCGATACGCTGGAAAATTTGCTGAAATCGTACAGCAGCAAAACAAAGGATGAGGTCGATTCTGCCCGCGCAAGCGCGGAAGCTTTGCTCAAAGAAACATGTGCCAAATTACATGGTCCTAATCGCGTTACCCGGGCGGCGAAAGAGGCCGGTGAGCAGGTTGATTCTTATGTCCGCGGTAAGCCGTGGTACGGAGTCGGCATCGGTGCAGCGCTGGGTATTTTTGTCGGCGCACTTATCGCAACGACCAGCTCACGTGACTAA
- a CDS encoding DUF2002 family protein produces MYLRPDEVARVLEKAGFEMDAVTAKTYGYRRGESYVYVNREARMGRTALVIHPVLKEKSHSYAEPTSDMKTCEHYVQFPVYLVGDNQHHYGIPHGFSSRAALERYLTQMFD; encoded by the coding sequence ATGTATTTACGCCCAGATGAGGTTGCCCGCGTACTGGAGAAAGCAGGATTTGAAATGGACGCTGTGACCGCAAAAACTTACGGTTATCGTCGAGGTGAGAGTTACGTATACGTTAATCGGGAAGCAAGAATGGGACGAACCGCGCTGGTCATCCATCCCGTACTGAAAGAAAAAAGCCACAGTTATGCCGAGCCCACTTCGGATATGAAAACCTGTGAACATTATGTACAGTTTCCAGTCTATCTTGTAGGTGATAACCAGCATCATTACGGTATTCCGCATGGCTTCAGCTCTCGTGCTGCGCTGGAGCGTTATCTTACTCAGATGTTCGATTAG
- a CDS encoding IS4 family transposase produces the protein MELSQALGIINAATPERARSLADLIPPELIQQALTLTDTVTLRKRKLSLESMIWLVVGMSIFCDRPMTEIVNLMDITDRTGAPFTARSAVIQRRKTLGENAVRELFDITQQHWNQQAAHPKWHGLNLFAVDGVVWRTADTPENRAVFSKHSSQYGEGGYPQVRMVCLMELSSHLIAASAFDSEKVSEMRLAEHLTEKTPNNSITLFDKGFYSMGLLHHWQTAGEHRHWLLPLKKHVQYQVVRRLGRGDELICLKTSPRARKQWPGVPEEMVARLLTRRVDGKERQVLTSLTDPNRYPGKDISELYRHRWEIELGYREAKQGMLDSRWTLRSRLPELVRQELWGVLLAYNLVRYQMVQMAFHLKGDYLPYQLSFSGAISEIIRMLITLPWASPGKMPGELRTLYEQAKWLVLPGRRERSYPRELRVKSRKYPDKKVAGHLK, from the coding sequence ATGGAACTTTCCCAGGCCCTCGGCATCATCAATGCCGCCACTCCTGAGCGCGCCCGTAGTCTCGCCGACCTTATTCCTCCCGAGCTTATTCAGCAGGCGCTCACCCTGACCGATACCGTTACTTTGCGTAAACGTAAACTTTCCCTCGAATCCATGATTTGGCTTGTCGTTGGGATGTCCATTTTTTGCGATCGTCCGATGACCGAAATCGTCAATCTGATGGATATTACTGACCGGACCGGAGCTCCTTTTACCGCACGCAGCGCTGTCATTCAGCGCCGTAAGACTCTGGGTGAAAATGCAGTGCGGGAGCTTTTTGATATCACACAGCAGCACTGGAATCAGCAGGCTGCACATCCAAAATGGCACGGTCTGAATCTGTTTGCTGTCGACGGCGTGGTCTGGCGTACCGCCGATACGCCGGAAAACAGAGCCGTCTTCAGTAAACACAGCAGCCAGTACGGCGAAGGCGGCTATCCTCAGGTGCGAATGGTTTGTCTGATGGAGCTGAGCAGCCATCTGATCGCCGCCAGTGCATTCGACAGTGAAAAAGTCAGTGAAATGCGGCTGGCTGAGCACCTGACGGAGAAAACCCCGAATAACAGTATCACCCTGTTCGATAAGGGATTTTATTCGATGGGTCTGCTTCATCACTGGCAGACAGCAGGAGAACACCGTCACTGGTTGTTGCCGTTGAAAAAACACGTACAGTATCAGGTGGTTCGCCGTTTGGGGCGTGGAGATGAACTGATATGCCTGAAAACCAGTCCACGAGCCAGGAAGCAATGGCCAGGGGTCCCGGAAGAAATGGTGGCAAGACTGCTGACCCGCAGGGTAGACGGTAAAGAGAGGCAGGTGCTGACGTCACTGACAGACCCGAATCGCTATCCGGGTAAAGATATCAGCGAGCTATATCGCCACCGCTGGGAAATAGAACTGGGCTACCGGGAAGCAAAGCAGGGTATGCTGGACAGCCGGTGGACATTACGCAGTCGCCTGCCGGAGCTGGTGAGACAGGAGCTATGGGGAGTACTGCTGGCTTATAACCTGGTGCGATATCAGATGGTGCAGATGGCGTTCCATCTGAAAGGAGATTACCTGCCTTACCAGCTGAGCTTCAGTGGAGCGATAAGCGAAATAATCCGGATGCTGATAACCCTGCCCTGGGCTTCGCCGGGAAAAATGCCGGGAGAACTGAGAACCCTGTATGAACAGGCGAAATGGCTTGTGTTACCGGGTAGAAGAGAGCGAAGTTACCCGAGAGAGTTGAGGGTAAAGAGCAGGAAATATCCGGATAAAAAGGTTGCTGGTCACCTTAAGTGA